The Desulfosoma sp. genomic interval CTTGTTCGAGAACTCGGAATCGCTCCTCGCCCCTACTTTGAAACGGCCTTCGATGCAACGCCCGTTATCCGTGCTCGAACAAGCTTCAAAACCTCCATGCAAAGGCCTCATTCGAACTTCCATAGTTTTTTCGAACCCATGGCACCTCATGGCAGTGGCATCTTCAGGTTTTGTGGCCTTGGCTCACAAAAAGGTTCCTGGATCTGAATCCAGCGAGGAAACCGATCGCCTGGAAGGTTGGACGGTGCCGGCGAATAAGAAAACAAGGGGTGGGATGCCAAAAAACGTGCAGCCATTTCCAAACCGTATTGAGAAAGGAAGGATTCCGGGTGAAACTGCACGCCCCACACGGGAAGCTTCTTGTGCTCCAAGGCCATCACTACACCGTCTTCGGCCCAAGCGGTTTCCAGAAGATCCGGAGAACTCACATGGCATTGCAGGGAATGGTATCTGGCCACTTGAAAAGGCGAGGGTAGGCCCTCAAAGAGACCCGTGCCCAGGTGATGGATCCAAGAGCGTTTTCCATGCACGGGCAGAGGAGCCCGCCCCGTAGATCCCCCGTAAACTTCGTTGATCACCTGCATACCTAAGCACACGCCCAAAATGGGCACTTTGCCTGCGAAGGATCGCACCACGTCCTTGCTGATACCCGAATGGGCCGGAGAACGTGGCCCGGGACTGATGACGATCCAGTCCGGGTTCAGGGAGGCAAGGGCTGTCAAGGAAATCTTATCGTGTCGAAAGACCAGAACATCCAGGTCAAACTCGCAAAACAGCTGGAAAAGGTTGAAGGTAAAGGAATCGTAGTTGTCGATCAATATGAGACGCATAAGCCTTCCTTTCGGGAAAGTGAGGCTTTTCCCTGAAATAGAAAAGCCACCCCGCCATGAGGCTGGGTGGCTTTCGCCTGGCATACCTCGAATCTTATATGCCCTTTTTTGATCTCCTCGTCAACGCCGTTTACCCTTAGACATAAGCCTGAATGAGGCAATCCATTTGAGGACCTTTACGGATCCAATCCACCCTGCGAAACCCGGATTCCTTCAAAGCAGCCTCCGTCTCTTCAAAGGTGTACGTGTCCCCACCGTGGGTATTGACCAGCATGTCGATGGCAAACAGAGCCCCTGCCGGAGGATGGGTTCGATCGGGCTCCATGATGTGGTCTCGAATCACAAGACATCCACCGGGTTCCAAGACTTCTCGAATCTTACGATACAAGGCCAGGTTTTCTTCGGGGCTGTTTTGATGAATGATGGCCGAAAGAAGCGCCAGATCGCATCCGAGAGGTAATGGGTCTTTGTAGAAGTCTCCGGCAACCAGACGCACGCGATCCATGAGCCCATGAGCTTGAAGACGTTCCTGGGCCATGGGAAGAACATCGGGTAGATCATAGAGCACGGCGTGCATGGACGGGTTTCGTTCCAGAAAAGCGATGGTGTAGGTGCCCGAGGCGCCCCCGATATCCAAAAGTTTTCGAAAAGGTGAAAGATCCAGGGAAGCGGCGATGTCTCGAGAAAGGTTTTTCCCTACCACATGCATAGCTCCAATAAAGGCCCTCAAGGCCTCGGGAGCGGAATGGACAATACTCAGGCGATGCGGGTTGGTACCTTGGCGAACCGTTTCCGTCAAATGATGCCAGTTGTGCCAGATGTGAGCCAGATGCAGCACCATGGGAAGAACCGAATCCGAATGGTTGGAAGAGAAAACGGCGCCTTTTTCCGTCAGAGCGTAGATTTCATCAGATTTTTCGAGATGCCCGAAGGTGACTAGGCAATCCAAAAGGCGGGTTAGAGCTCGAAGGTCCGTTCCCGTGATCCGGGCCAACTCATGAGCCGAAGAAGCCTTGTGATCCAACAAGGTAAAAAGATCCAGCTCCGCCGCACTGAGAATCACACGACTTTTCATGAAGCTGCGCACATCTTCCAAAGGATCGTTTTGATGGCTTGTCATACGGTGCCCCTTTCGTGAAATGTGTTCAAAAATGCACAAAATAATCTGACAGTCTTGACCGTCTTTGAAGAGGTCGTTAAAGTCTGCCCGATTGGGTGAGCGGGATTCATTGAAGCCTTGATTAGGTTAGCAAGCTCCTCTAACTCTTGTCAATCGGGAAGCGACGCTGCATTCGAAGCAGGTGAGCGACCTGTGCTGGCAAGGGTTTGAGCTGGAAGCTTGTCCGGGAACCTAAAATGAGCCGTTCGAGTCCAAGACGTGGGAGCACGGCGCGCCGTGCTCCATGCCGTAAAACTTTTGTTGTCCTGGGAGCGAGGGCGTCCCGCCAGCATCAATGGCGGGCCGGAGACTCGACCTGTTGGGAAGGAGCTCCGTGTTAGGTTTTTTGGGGTCGGGCGACGCCTCGGCCCTAGGTGACGGCATGTGACACAGCGGTCCTTGGACGTTCTCGGACAGCCTTCCGGGGTAAAAGAGTGGATATCGGACACAGTTCAGGAATTTGAAAAACGGCAGGGGATGGAGCATGCAGACGTGGTATGCGTTTTTGACGGGACCGGCTCTATGGGTGACGTTCATTGTTTTTCTCGGGGGACTTGTGGTGCGGCTGGCCTTCCTTTACGGACTTAGCCGGGAAAGGGACCGCATCTTTTACAACCACATGGACTGGAAATGGGGGTTCAGGTCGATCCTTCACTGGCTCATTCCATGGGGGAGCGCTTCCATGCGATTGCAGCCTGTATTCAGTGCCGTGTTTATCCTTTTTCACGTGGGGCTACTGGCGGTTCCGCTTTTCCTTTCAGCACATAATCTTTTGTGGGATCGAGCCTTTGGGGTGAGTTTGTGGTCCATGAGTGATGCCTGGGCGGATGCTTTGACCATAATGGTCCTAGGGTGCGGTGTATTCCTTTTCGTGCGCCGGATGATTCGACCGGAGGTTCGTATTCTCACCACAGCTTGGGACTACAGCCTTTTGGCACTCACCTTGGCTCCTTTTGTGACCGGCTTTTTGGCCTATCACCAATGGGGTCCTTACGAACTTATGATGGTTCTTCATGTGCTTTCAGGGGAAATCCTTCTCATCCTCATTCCCTTTACGAAGTTGGGTCACATGGTCCTGTTTTTCTTCACGCGGGCTTTCATCGGATTTGAAATGGGCGCTCGGCGAGGGGCTCGAGCGTGGTAACTGTGGGTGAGGTTTCAGCGTTCGAAGCGCAGGCAATGAATGAGGGAGCGGCGGCAGTGGAGCAACGAAACGATTCGCATCGTCCCGTAGACGTTAAAAAGATTCAACAACTCTTGGATGCCAACAACGGAGCCCGTGTGCGCACATGGCTAGGCATTTGCTCTCGGTGTGGTTTGTGTGCGGAAAGTTGCTTTTTTTACCTGGCCCATAACCGAAATCCTCGGTTAAGCCCGGCTTATAAGTTCAAAGCGACCCTTGGGGAACTCTACAAACGTAAAGGGCGTGTGGACTGGGATTTTCTCCAACGTTGCGCCGACATTGTCTGGGGAGAGTGTACCACATGCAAGCGATGTTCTATGTTCTGCCCTTTTGGCATTGATGTAGCCACCCTGATCGCCACCACGCGAACCATCCTTTACTCCCAAGGCATCACGCCTCAAGGACTGGCTCGAGCCGTGGTCAATTACCGAGAAACAGGGAACCAGATGGGCATGAGCACCGAAGACTTTGTGGATACCTGTGAATGGATGGCCGAAGAGAGTCAGGATGAAGTCAGCGGTGTGACCATTCCCATCGACAAAAAAGGCGCCAAGTACATGTACACGGTGAATCCTCGAGAACCCATGTTTTACCCTCAGGACTTGGCCATGGCCGCAAAAATCCTGACCGTCGCCGAAGAAGATTGGACCATGCCTTCCACGGGCTGGGATTGTACCAATCTGCCCATGTTCGCGGGCGATCGTGCTTTGGCCGGGCAGGTGGTTCGCAACATGTATGAGAAAGCGGTGGAACTGGGTGTTCAAGCCATTTTGATTACGGAATGCGGTCATGCCTATCGTTCCGCCCTTTTTGAAGGCCCGTATCTGGCAGGGTACCCAGATGGAAAACCTCCGGTTCCCATCGTGCATTCCGTGCAATTGTTTTACGAATACATTCGAGACGGTCGTATTCGCATCGATCCTGCCAAGAAGTTGAAAGAGCCTGTGACCTATCAAGACCCGTGCAATGTGTCTCGAAATGGCGGTTTATGGGAAGAGGGAAGAAAGCTGGTGCAGTTCTTGGCCGAAGATTTTCGGGACATGGAGCCCAATCGAGATCATAACCATTGCTGCGGGGGTGGAGGCGGCTACATTCCCATGGGACCCGAATACAAGGCGCGGCGAATGGCGTCAGGGCGCGTAAAAGCCGAACAGATTCGGGCTACCGGAGCCAAGATCGTTATCGCTCCGTGCCACAACTGCTTCGACCAACTGAGTGACCTCAACAAGGAATATCAGCTCGGCGTTAAGGTCATGTCCCTCAAGGAAATCATCTGTGAGCTTATGGTGATTCCGGAAAAGTTCCAGCCAAGTGACGAAGGGGAAGGGGAAGGGGAAAAGGAGGCATAGAGGCGGGGGCTTTTTCACGATGGGTCGTCCATTCAGGGTAAGTATTATGAAATTCGAAGCACGGGACCGTGAGGGAGGGGAAGCATGTATCAAAAAATACTTTTTTGCGCGGATCTCTATGCCAGTTCCGATTATGCCTTTGCTGCGGCACTGGATCTCGCGGAACGGTCCGGAGCTGAATTGATCATCCTTCATGTGTTGGAGTCCCGGCATAGATATTCGGGTCATGTGATCACTGAAGACGGGGAAACATGGGCGGGTCCGGAAGTCATTGAAAAGCTCAAGAAAAAACTTCGAGAATACTACCTGATTCGTATCGAACAGGAGGACCCTCAAAACGTGCGCGTGGAAGTGCGTGCCGGCATTCCGTGGGTGGAAATCTGTCGGTTTGTGCGCAAGGAAAAAGTGGATCTCATTGTCATGGGCCCTTACACCATCCATGACCCGAAAGCACCTCTAGACCTGGAAAAGCCTCATTTAGGCCAAAATGCTCGGGAAGTGTCCCTTCGTGCTCCCTGTCAGGTTTCTATAGTGACCTCCCCGAAGCAACGGTTGGCTCTGGAAAAGGTTGAAGAAGACGCGCGGAGCAGAAAGCGGAAAAGGAAAACGGTTTGAACAGAGACAAAGGGTGGCAGGAGGTTTC includes:
- a CDS encoding universal stress protein, whose amino-acid sequence is MYQKILFCADLYASSDYAFAAALDLAERSGAELIILHVLESRHRYSGHVITEDGETWAGPEVIEKLKKKLREYYLIRIEQEDPQNVRVEVRAGIPWVEICRFVRKEKVDLIVMGPYTIHDPKAPLDLEKPHLGQNAREVSLRAPCQVSIVTSPKQRLALEKVEEDARSRKRKRKTV
- a CDS encoding aminodeoxychorismate/anthranilate synthase component II — translated: MRLILIDNYDSFTFNLFQLFCEFDLDVLVFRHDKISLTALASLNPDWIVISPGPRSPAHSGISKDVVRSFAGKVPILGVCLGMQVINEVYGGSTGRAPLPVHGKRSWIHHLGTGLFEGLPSPFQVARYHSLQCHVSSPDLLETAWAEDGVVMALEHKKLPVWGVQFHPESFLSQYGLEMAARFLASHPLFSYSPAPSNLPGDRFPRWIQIQEPFCEPRPQNLKMPLP
- a CDS encoding (Fe-S)-binding protein; translation: MEQRNDSHRPVDVKKIQQLLDANNGARVRTWLGICSRCGLCAESCFFYLAHNRNPRLSPAYKFKATLGELYKRKGRVDWDFLQRCADIVWGECTTCKRCSMFCPFGIDVATLIATTRTILYSQGITPQGLARAVVNYRETGNQMGMSTEDFVDTCEWMAEESQDEVSGVTIPIDKKGAKYMYTVNPREPMFYPQDLAMAAKILTVAEEDWTMPSTGWDCTNLPMFAGDRALAGQVVRNMYEKAVELGVQAILITECGHAYRSALFEGPYLAGYPDGKPPVPIVHSVQLFYEYIRDGRIRIDPAKKLKEPVTYQDPCNVSRNGGLWEEGRKLVQFLAEDFRDMEPNRDHNHCCGGGGGYIPMGPEYKARRMASGRVKAEQIRATGAKIVIAPCHNCFDQLSDLNKEYQLGVKVMSLKEIICELMVIPEKFQPSDEGEGEGEKEA
- a CDS encoding methyltransferase — translated: MTSHQNDPLEDVRSFMKSRVILSAAELDLFTLLDHKASSAHELARITGTDLRALTRLLDCLVTFGHLEKSDEIYALTEKGAVFSSNHSDSVLPMVLHLAHIWHNWHHLTETVRQGTNPHRLSIVHSAPEALRAFIGAMHVVGKNLSRDIAASLDLSPFRKLLDIGGASGTYTIAFLERNPSMHAVLYDLPDVLPMAQERLQAHGLMDRVRLVAGDFYKDPLPLGCDLALLSAIIHQNSPEENLALYRKIREVLEPGGCLVIRDHIMEPDRTHPPAGALFAIDMLVNTHGGDTYTFEETEAALKESGFRRVDWIRKGPQMDCLIQAYV